The Malaclemys terrapin pileata isolate rMalTer1 chromosome 19, rMalTer1.hap1, whole genome shotgun sequence genome has a window encoding:
- the KLHDC7A gene encoding kelch domain-containing protein 7A, whose protein sequence is MTNGAQVSRDWQSDMQLAGKLAFSAAALLLLTLAYRFYKSRPSSSGIRKADHVTEQREKAGSGRGGAEETPQGLRYRQVNSNGVRPSTSKGNQSALLGGTVAAGTQGPQSTPPREDQRLPKGEEEEKEKGKEACQLVAESQPDKKQPVSEGEGQSPGVVPSVATADGAEQEAPVAGTEAGNVCGLASKPDSSVDDSRGASWAVASQQSGCSVRFRHSPCSTQPGNAAELTAADRSAPNTEEEEAGDMSESLAWNQEASAGHERIQTLNATSDMGLAINQSDKRSDASYTFSSVTKIQVEENYIKERQPREEKLWHSTSSATSLRGKVYDYYVQSTSQSVSKERPCSYTDSLYDPDKIHEELSEYETWLRLSAPQEPAGGSAVGDEDRASPTANIPPISPSLLPFRHPAESGEPADWGGASDPGSAFSPAHKTAEPERRFGRKESFHQIADNPELQVQMEGFGALTPAGRSDSSTPPASPLHSSSTVSLVEPFHSLQPHASNEARVELIAGANFFKVPLSLQSDVDIHLDLGNCYDVLCMAKQQKLDSLQEAAYKVMSDNYLQVLKNPSIYGRLNARERELILLRRMKGRKYVTVADVSTQERSLHASRLCYYDNDGDVWHPLSYMPVEAVSRGCAVCSMFNYLFVVAGCEGLGQHQKPSNRVFCYNPLTSIWQEICPLNQARPHCKLVALDGYLYAIGGECLYTVEKYDPRQDRWAFTAPLPNDTFAVAHTATVCDGEIYVTGGTLRYMLLRYVSRSASWKVSITSGSKDRTTEMVTAGGFIYRFDLNRSMGISVYRCSPKAKLWYECATKRMPFPPCFQCAVVENLVYCISRQFNLRFLADHVSPRFGVKELQLFPSPRGTLLPVVLVLPDRGTVQTRV, encoded by the coding sequence AGAAGAAACCCCACAGGGACTCAGGTACAGGCAAGTCAACAGCAATGGGGTGAGGCCAAGCACCAGCAAAGGGAATCAAAGTGCGCTCCTGGGTGGGACGGTCGCGGCAGGAACACAGGGCCCACAAAGCACACCGCCCAGGGAAGATCAAAGGCTGccgaagggggaggaggaggagaaagagaagggaaaggagGCTTGTCAGCTGGTCGCCGAATCACAGCCAGACAAAAAGCAGCCTGTTTCtgagggagagggacagagtccaGGTGTGGTCCCGAGCGTGGCGACAGCAGACGGTGCAGAGCAGGAGGCCCCAGTGGCAGGAACAGAAGCCGGTAACGTTTGCGGTCTGGCAAGCAAACCGGACAGCTCCGTAGATGACAGCAGGGGGGCCAGCTGGGCCGTAGCCTCGCAGCAATCTGGGTGTAGCGTCCGCTTCAGGCACAGTCCTTGCAGCACCCAACCAGGAAATGCTGCTGAGCTCACAGCAGCTGACAGATCCGCCCCGAACACTGAGGAGGAGGAAGCGGGAGACATGAGTGAGAGTTTGGCCTGGAACCAGGAGGCCTCGGCCGGCCACGAGAGGATTCAGACCCTCAATGCTACATCAGACATGGGCTTAGCCATCAACCAAAGCGATAAGAGGTCTGATGCCTCCTACACGTTCTCCTCCGTTACAAAGATACAGGTGGAGGAAAACTATATTAAAGAGAGGCAGCCCAGGGAAGAAAAGCTATGGCACTCCACATCCTCCGCCACTAGCCTGCGAGGCAAGGTCTATGACTACTACGTCCAGTCCACCTCGCAGTCTGTGTCGAAGGAGCGGCCCTGCTCGTACACCGACTCACTCTACGACCCCGACAAAATCCATGAAGAGCTAAGTGAATATGAAACTTGGCTGCGCCTGTCTGCACCCCAAGAACCAGCCGGTGGGTCGGCAGTGGGAGATGAAGACCGAGCGTCACCGACAGCAAACATCCCACCCATCtctcccagtctcctgcctttCAGACATCCCGCAGAGAGCGGGGAGCCTGCAGACTGGGGTGGTGCGTCTGATCCGGGCAGCGCCTTCTCGCCCGCCCACAAGACAGCTGAACCGGAACGCAGGTTCGGCAGGAAAGAGAGTTTCCATCAAATTGCAGATAACCCCGAACTTCAGGTGCAGATGGAAGGGTTCGGGGCTTTGACACCAGCCGGCAGATCTGACTCAAGCACTCCCCCCGCCAGTCCTCTCCACTCCAGCTCCACCGTTTCCCTGGTGGAACCGTTTCACAGCCTCCAGCCTCATGCAAGCAACGAAGCCagagtggaactcattgctggtgCCAACTTCTTCAAAGTCCCATTAAGCTTGCAGTCCGACGTGGACATCCACCTGGATTTGGGGAACTGCTATGATGTCCTGTGCATGGCCAAGCAGCAGAAACTGGACAGTCTCCAGGAGGCAGCGTATAAGGTCATGAGCGACAATTACCTCCAGGTCCTGAAGAACCCGTCTATCTACGGGCGCCTCAACGCCAGGGAGAGGGAGCTGATCCTCCTGAGGAGGATGAAGGGCAGGAAGTACGTCACCGTGGCAGACGTCAGCACGCAGGAGCGAAGCTTGCACGCCAGCAGGCTCTGTTACTACGATAATGACGGCGACGTCTGGCATCCCCTGTCCTATATGCCAGTGGAGGCGGTTTCTAGGGGATGCGCCGTCTGCAGCATGTTCAATTACCTCTTTGTGGTGGCTGGCTGCGAAGGGCTGGGCCAGCACCAGAAGCCTTCCAACAGGGTCTTCTGCTACAACCCCCTGACCAGTATCTGGCAGGAGATCTGCCCACTGAACCAAGCCAGGCCTCACTGCAAGCTTGTCGCCTTGGATGGATACCTGTATGCGATTGGGGGAGAGTGCCTCTATACTGTGGAAAAGTATGACCCCCGCCAGGACCGATGGGCCTTCACCGCGCCGCTGCCCAATGATACCTTCGCTGTCGCCCACACCGCGACGGTGTGCGACGGGGAGATTTACGTGACCGGGGGCACACTGCGCTACATGTTGCTCCGGTATGTCAGCCGGTCGGCCAGCTGGAAGGTCAGCATCACCAGCGGGAGCAAGGACCGGACCACCGAAATGGTGACCGCCGGTGGCTTCATCTACCGCTTTGACCTCAACCGCAGCATGGGCATCAGCGTCTACCGCTGCAGCCCGAAAGCCAAGCTGTGGTACGAGTGCGCCACCAAACGCATGCCCTTCCCACCCTGCTTCCAGTGTGCCGTGGTGGAGAACCTGGTTTATTGCATCAGCCGCCAGTTCAACCTCAGGTTCCTGGCTGACCACGTCTCGCCGCGCTTCGGAGTCAAGGAGTTACAACTTTTCCcttccccccgggggaccctccTCCCCGTCGTCCTGGTGCTGCCAGACAGAGGCACGGTGCAAACAAGGGTCTGA